The Lycium barbarum isolate Lr01 chromosome 11, ASM1917538v2, whole genome shotgun sequence genome contains the following window.
ggtgaagaggAAGGTTGCTTCAAGGTTGTAAAGTttggggagttgaagttgaagtgattcttgggattcttgacccctcaaggtatgtagatgatttctacccttatcaagagttttagtgattctaagtaaagaggggaTAGTTGTGGAGGTGATGAGTTGATGAAAGACAAGATtgtgacttagggttattttaagagatgactGGAAACGGgtttacatatattttgatatatatatatatccgtgtgtgtgtgtgtgttgtcattgttgatgtgagtattgtagttgatgtgggatcgaatgagaagttggagagttgtaagcttacaaaggaaattattgtctacaaatcgttaagctctatatgcatctaaaggaggttagtaagtgaagtaaatagtctaattaagccctatgttatcttaattgtagacttgcaagttcgagaggtagaagttggacgattgagtatactttcaggtatgttaaggtcgttctttccttcttttggcatgatcctatgatatgatccaacaagcgagtaagcgagcttccatattactctactcttagaagcacttcagtctttgatgttcatgtaccccatttatgagtaatccttctattcatgggtccagtcttatgtagccagttttGTGCATACAGTttagtcatgcattacattcattatatatttatgtacattgacccgtgactagaaggcgttatatacgcgaatattagatatgtgtaaagtatgagaagagatataggcattatatacgcattactactatgatgataatattgattatggccacagaggagccagtATGATATGacaagatgccatagaggcttacaggcatTATATGCGCACAAACATCAGGCGTTATATtcgcacacatatcaggcgttatatacgcacacatatagatgcacgaccatcattgataggtatgagcatgcatattatgtgcccacagaggcattgtcagttacgcagatttaggcagatactagttcatacaagtacatgcagttagtcatttcagtttatgagttcagatcttttccatgattcttatgtatatatgttgttcttatgccctatatactcggtacattatccgtcctgactccccattgctcggggggctatgttcatgcccgcaggtacagagagacagacaggtggtccagctcagtaggacctctagatctagcagtggtcaatacgctccattcgatccggagctacagtcagttttggtatgccccttttgagatgtgtatgtacaggggtatgacagggccctgtcccgtcctttctacaactgttattccagtagaggtctgtagacagttgtatatagtagttagatgatgtagccttgtcggcttctattcttttgtatacagtatatgtagcagcctagctggcttgcactgttcttccgcatgtcgtgtatatatatgcagattgtacagagttctgatgtttcccttttatgagatcagtttatgccatttatgttACAACTCGAAAAAAAATTTCATTCATCCACATTGAATATactaatgaagggcacgaagtatacgatgttttgataagtaagaaatagcatttgatgatcctaattgagatttcaaagacattcgaagtaagagaagaaagtttgccaagaaaggcaaggtatacgttatgtattgagaaagatttacgagtaccgagttaatgatgacctaatgatgttttggagaagagttataatgtcccttaaattgttaatgaggtgttaaataagtgttaagaaggttccataaggattggagatcaaacgagtcgacgagaaagagttcggaaaagctgggcattatacggcccaacatactggccgtataaaacatattggccgtatgttaggccgtatgttctgcccagaatgggacttccacttgaccaaatctacggccagacatacggccagtataaaagatacagaccgtatgttgatCCGTAGATTTGAGTCGGGCCAGCTTCTAAAATTAATACAAAGGACCAACCTCAttcaatttatttcattttctcattccacacttcaagaacactctagaaagctctccacccttcttccataagaactaaagagaaattcatgatcaacttcatcaaaccaagagaattaagtgtaagaaactcattagagttcatccaagtcaagaaattccatgggaagtgaattagggttttggctcaagtgaaatatttccactcaaagctcattcctacactatttaaggtaagttttatgatcattccatgttgtttaagatattgagagatTGGAAGACTTAggttatgaaaggagatagaaaatgggtcacaaagatgagaataatgagattttgagtaatagcttgggatgagtcatgattcttaatatgttgtgattgtaaatatgttataaatgacattaagaacatgggataagcattatatgtgagaagaCGTACTAGTGtactacgaccatgattatggatgaattgaagtgaaaattgtgaaatgtggataatgtagatgaatgaagattgttggttataatgttgtgaatgttattatagatgtttgggagttgatatatgatatgaggaaagttgtataaacaaaggaaatgctgcccaattttctctagctttagtaagcacgttcatataatcgattagctaatgttaatgcgaactctcttgaaggtagaaatgtgagcattgaaggagaacgatcaagcgatagagtagctaaatgaaaaggtatgtaaggctagtcctttccttctaaggcatgactcctatggtatgaatcttcctatttttccatgattctcctatataacggaaattatgagtctatgattataaaaaGCTTCACATGAGATAGAGAAACGGAAGatgttatgagcatgatagtgatgatgataagttaagcctaaagattctaagctaatgattctaactatgatccattgatgtcggttattgtatacactaacctcatatgttaattccttcaaggtgaggcagaatgcttatgaatgctctataatggaatcgggggttcacgacctcatgtcaccccgataaagtatagttatctttgagtttctatgcatgcattatgatgagtacatgatgatgatattacaccgcgcctatatggccgggcagacaccgctaaggtgggcagcatatacactatatctagatggcatgggcagacaccactagtaggcggcataaGATGGTTACCCCgaacgcgagaggcctggacgcgggctaatgatgatcacaccgtacctatatgctcgggcagcttatacatatacatatgcatacatgatatgatgatgatgttatgaagtaagttagcatgcattatttctattaaaACTGACAGTTagttacagattgttcttcatttgatatctcCCTATTTCATTGtcgtattattattgtttatgccttcttacatactcagtataatattcgtactgacgttcttttctttggacgccgtgttcatgcccacaggtagacagggaggtgatccagattctaGGAGCTATCCGCAGgtcttgagagcactccattgtcccggaggtgccattgcttattattttgtgtctatatatgttttgggcacgacggggtcctgtcccgtcgatatgtctagtactctagtagaggctcgtagataagtatgtgtgggtagtatggtctcacgattttccattgtatatatgcattattttgatagccggaagGCTTATTATACGAAGGTAAATATGATTcgaaatgaaaatggttcttctatgattataagcatgGGATTAATGAATGATcgcaggatgagtatgattaCTAGctgtatgagcggtgctcggtggttaggcccgggtacccgtcatggcccctagtcgggtcgtgacaatttatgggattttgatgttcagtatgttttagATACGTgattaggggtgtttggtcgctagaggtcaaactcccgtcacggctcatcggtttgggtcgtgacaaaagaggTCAGAGGGATCCCTAGAAATAGAACTTTTGATTTACCACACTGCAAAACTTTACTAGGAAATTCATATTACGCTCCTCATTTAAGACACACTCCTAAATTTCTCATTAACAAATTGAATGAACTACTTTTAAGTGTTGTGGATCTCCGAAAAGATTATCCCACTTAGATTAAATTAGTTGAACTTCCTCCAGTTTGATTATTTTGAATGTTGCAAATATACTTCTCCTTAAAATATATCCTTTAATGAAGAATTTTCTTGTGAGTagtacaaagaaaaagaaaagaaaaaaaggggaaGAGGCAACAGGGTTAATCGTTAATTACGTAGAAATCTTCACCAGATTGTTGAATTCATCTCAAATGGGGAAAAACAATTCTAGGTAATCATATCAATAGGTGTAAATTATCAATTGTGAATATCTAAtcaaataaattcaaaaataataacaataataataataattaaaaaaaaacaaaaaaaaaaacaacaagatTAAGAAATTTAAACTGAACAAGTAGAAGATAAAATAAGTGAGTCGAAACTAATATTGTAGTGTGTTATTTCAAGCCTCAAATCAATCTATAAAGTGGCTTTGACTTAAAAAGAATTTTTTATTATCTTCATGAATGGTACATTTCTCAAACAAGACACGGAAGGATAGACTACAGGCTTCTTACAACAGAAACATTGAATGACTTACAACAACATACAGCAACACAACTCAACTAATTTGATTCATCCTCAGCATACAACATACAACATATCTCTCCACCCATGATTGTAGTCTAAGATCTAATAAATGAACTAGTACACCTTGTTAATTACTTGCTTTCTTCAGAGCACAGTAGTTATAACTTTTAATCCTCTGATCATGTACCAAAGAAGCTAGGATGAATATATCCGTCTTGAGCACCGATCACTGTTCTTGTCTTGTGCCTCCTTGGTCCATCTGCCTAAATGAATGTTTTCGAACTAACTTGCATCTATAAACAAATATCAACATCCGCCTGATAAATTATGTACACCTCAAGACTAAGGAAGCAATATGCTGCTACACATCAGCAACTACTTAGCTTCCGAATGAACCTGCGTTCATATGTCAAGAAAAGAAGTAACCCCTGCAAGGTGATAAATTGAAGATTCTCCTCATAGGGGTTATAATAAGCAACTGTTGCCACAAGCCCACATACATGGCCACAAAGAAGAGCATTTATATTTCTTGACTCAGACCCAGGGTATCAGGAAACTCTGGAAGCTTGAGAGTTGGTAACTTGCAGGATTGTTTCTTCTCTTTCAAGGGAAGGAGCTTTCCCAGTTGTAAACTCCTTATGATCCAGTAAGCTGACTGCACAAAATGAAAAACAAAAGTAGACGGCAATGTAAAGCAGAAAAACAAGAGATTTAAATGCTCCAAACCATCAGCGTCCAACGTCCCTCCATAACTCACTTTTATGCAAGTTAGTTTAATTGGATACTTTAGCTAATAATTCAATAAGCAGCTAAACTAGGCAATTAAAGAAGGGTCTAACTAACCGCAATTGATATGTTCCCCTCCGAGGCACAGTGCTTCAGGTGACGTGATGCGCTACGCTCATTTTCAGTAATAATGACTCCCGTTACAATCTTCTCACTGTCACGATTTTGAACCAACTCGAGAAGCGTTTTGAAAACTTGCCCACCACCATGCTGGGTGGCCCGGAAAGAAGAAAAAGGGGTATCATAACGTGAAAGCTTGAAAGACAACAAAGTAGCCACTCTAGGAACAGTATCACATGGATTTGACTGAGAAACCAATGTTATTCTTGTTAAGGATTACTACATTTATATTGAAGTCATATAACTAAATATTTGTACAAGCAGTAATAGCAAGCAAATAAGCTAAAAAGGAAAAATTTCCAGATAATTTCAAGGACGTGAGAAGAGGTATAATAGATTGTGGCTAAATTTGACAAAAATCAGTTCAATTGACATTAAGCCTTGTAATATAATTTTTTCACAGGTAAAAAGAAGGGGCTCGTTGAAGCTTTTATTGATCTGAGGTTAAGGGAAACATAATTTGATTTATTTTTTCTACTAATTTCTtatatattagaaataataataTTAACTCTCCAAAGGAACCAGGAAGAGAAAAAAAGCATATTACTCACAAAACCTAATGACATTTGCTTAACAGAAATAAGAATAATTATCTAAGAAAAACTCTGATTTTCACCTATTTCATGTGTCTATTAGAGCAATTGATATTCTTTTATGCGCTTTTTTCAGGTCTTTGAGCTTATAGATGTTCTTTCTTTTTGTAAGTTGAGCTTATAGATGTTCTTTCTTTTTGTAAATTGAGCTTATAGATGTTTTCCAGTCAGAAGAAAAGCTCAGTTCCCCCTACATTTGATCAACACAGACGCTATGACGCTTGAATCAAGCTCAATAAGGAAAAACTTGACAAATTGACGGGAATCTACAGCTCCCAAGCAATGAATTTATCCTACAGAAAAGGTAGAGTAATCAGATATTCTTTCTCACTTTCTTGGTGCCAACTTGGACAGAGAACTGAGAAGCACAAGCAAACTTGGACACGTACTGGTTATTCGCATAAGTGATACTTCTTTAATCATTAACTGAGATTTCTACTTACTATATTCAAACCAAGTAAGCAAATTTTGTTAAAGGAGAAAGCACTTGGTTCATTCAACCGGACAAATTCTAAGATCTATGGGACAAAATCATAACGGACTTTGCTCTACTTGGTTCCAGTTAAGGATTTATTTATTTACAACAGAGACCAGAGCAGTTTTGTCcattcttttccctttttttctctTTCTGTTTTACGTTTTAAGAAAACTGGTAGTTGAATAGGAAAAGAAAATGGAATACTAAGAGCAACTGAGCAAGAGAATTGCTAGAAAGAGAGAAGACAGTAGTTACTAAATGACTTAAAAACCAAACTACCTTGATAATTTTGGCCATGTCAGTGCAGAATTTCTTTTCACCGTGGAGCATGATGCCTAGATTGTCAAAGATAGGGCTATGCCTATTGTTTTCGACTGATCTTCCGGCAGCAATAAACCGTTTGCCAACATATTTTTTAACAACCATGTACCTGACAAAAAGTAAAGATGCAATGAATCATGAATAGGCAAGTTACCAGAACCTACTACAGGAACTACTCAAAAGGAAACTGTAACTTGTGCAGTCTAACACCCTTTGTCATGCTTTCCTTACGGAATAAGAGAATCATCACTTAGCGTTAAAAAAAGTTTAGAACTAAGTTACTAACAACAAGGAAAGGGAAAATGCCTGGAGAAGATTTTTCAAATCAGCAGGGTTTTCTTTTCCTGATAAATCAAATTAGCATGATCCTTGAAACTGAGTACTTATTAAGGATTTAACTGCTTCAGCATAACAAGTTGAGTAGATTTAGCCCTTGAAGGCTGCAGTTTTCCATTTTTAATCCTTAAGGAAACACGTTTGGAGCTTTCAAAAACATAAATACAATGAGCAATAAGCCGCCATCCCCAAAGTCATATATATGTTTTTGATTCTTATGCACATTCCCTCCCTGTGGAGATTGAACTATAAATCACTTTTTGAGGATTCACAAAAAGAAAGGGTTAAATAGTCTTCAATTGAGTGCATTCAAAGAAGCATGTATAGACACAAAAAGGCACTAAACCTAATATATGGAAGCACATTGTTTCGTGCTATAAGATGGATAAGTAGGAAGAAAAGTTATATTCCCAAAAGAGGGAAAGACAACTTTTGTACAGGCAACACTGAGCATCCCCGCTCCCATATGTAACTTTTGTACAGGCAACACTGAGCATCCCCGCtcccatatgtctttgttttctgGTGTGGATCAATAACAGATTGGAGAAAATAATGATTTTCAACATTCATTGGTTGCTTCCTAATTCAGTTAGCACGATGGAAAAGGAGGAAGAAGTTGTGGAAAACCACACCTTTTTGCATTTTGCCGTTATCACAGAGAGCGAGAAAGAAATATAAGACAACTTTTGAACAGGTCGAGACTCCATTGCCTAGGGTcaaaaggcttttttttttttttttttttttttttatcttgtaaTATTGGTGCAATGTGGAAACACTTGAATAGTTTTACACTTTTGAGAGGCTTAATGTACTTTGCCACAACGCCTTTTGTAAAGTAAAAATCTTGGTATAGTAGAGGACACCACAACCATACCATGGCACTCCAAAAAATTGTTTCCTTCAGATAACCACACCATAGGCTACATTCTAAACCTTACCCCCCGTCCCTCCGTGGAGGGAGCAGATGAGTGTTGATGAAGATGTCTGGGACTGAACATATGACCCTTTACTAAGTAGGCTTGGGAACGATGTTTTTGGCTGCTCTTTCGGCATCTATTTCTCCTTGAACTCCCAACCCAATGCAGTCTAGAAGTTCTTTTGGATCATTCACCGGAGACCATTATTTACTATCCGACGTTGGACTTCAGGGTTTATCCTGATGAATGACGTATGAAAGGTTGAGTGGGAGTCTTGTTAGTCGTATTAGTTCTGAAGATATGCTAAAGTATATATAGCATGAGTGATGATCCTTCCCAGTGCTTGAAATTCATTTAGTTCAAAGGCTGAGAATGTGAAAACAGATCACCGGAGGTACGGGAAGAATATAAAAAGGTTTTGGCATAGAGTTGATAGATACTACAAAATTGAATATATTTTTTCCTGTTATCAGTGCCTTAGAGATTTCTTGAACAACACATGTATAATGATAACACGAAAACAAGATTCTATAGAAGAATTATAGCTGGAAAAAATGAATATTCcatcataaatatagtatatAAAGGCGACAGCTGAAAAATCCATAAATTCATCAGTGACATCTTGGGCATGATAGAAGACTTACTTTTCAGGCGGTAAAATGCAACCTTCACTAATTGAATCAGTAAGCCATTTAGCTTTAAGCATGAAGGCATTAACTGCTCGTCCATACAAGAATTTGATTGTTTGCAGCTTCTTTGAACAAAGAACAACAGGAACTGCCTGAGTAAATCCCTTGCATCTCTTCCCCCTATTAGTCGGAGGGGGGATATCAGAGAGAACTGTGCCACCATATTTCTTGATTAGGTCTTCAAGTTTCTTCTCTCGTTTCCTAGAAAATCCTGTGACTAAGAATTCCATATTTTTGAGCATCAATCTTCTTTCGCTTCTAGCACCAGAATTCATTAGACGGTTCTTGAGTTCTTGAGTTCTGGACTCCACATGTGAAGTTGGAGGTCTCAAATTTCTAGCAGCTTTGGGTGTATGACAAGATTGAAGTGCAACGTGTGACTTTCTTGGCTCCTTCCTCGGCTGAGACTCAGTTTCAGTTTCTGAAAAGCGAACACGCTTTCTTTTTCGACATTCTATAGCTGCTTGATCGTCTATCATTTGCTTTCCATCTTTTTCTGTCCCAGAATCGGGTTGAAATGATTTTGAAGCTTGGAACTGAGTTTCAGTTTTGGAAAAGCGAACACGCTTTCTTTTTGGACACTCTATAACAGCCTGATCTTCTGTTGTTTGCTTTCCATCTTTTTCTGTCCCAAAATCAGGTTGAAATGCTTTTGAAGCTTGGAACCGACGTCGTGGTCCAGGGTTCAATATAAGGGGTGAGCTTGTGTTCTTGGGCATAGCCGCTGTGAATTCATTCCCGCCTTTTGGAGTATCATTGCAATTTCTTCTTTCGTATGTCATTTGACCTACTGGCTTTAGCATCGGTACATCATTTCTTCCCAATGAAAATGAAGTATCGAAGCAATATCCTTTCTCTGAAGATGTCCCGTTGCTAGGGAGTACGCTATAAGTTCTTAGAGAGGCTACTTCTCGGCGAACTGGGAGATGTATCCCTTCACCATTTATCTTCGGAGTGGTAACTTGTTCCCCATCAACCACCTGATTGTCAAGGAACGAGTTTTTCTGCAAGTTGGTAGCACATTCAGTTGTGGGATCAAAGCACTGTTGTTTTTCATCCTTTGCATGATTGTATACAACTGAAGGAGAAGACAGATGATCAGATGATATACTGCACGGAACAACAGAACAGAGGATATCATCTAAGGATATATTTGAAGATGTTGCAATATCCTGAGAGACCAGTGTCATCTCCTTTGCTTTGTTACATAAACCTTCAGACGGTATACTCAATTGAGAAGCAATGATGACCCTTTCATCCTGTTTTCGTGCTACAAAGGAACTCTCATCTGGAGCTACGTCAGCTGATTCTGAGAAATAACTTGTCTCGCCAACAAAAGCTTCAGGAATACTTCTAATAGCATTGCATTTGACTTGATCGGAGGAGTTTACTTCCTTCTAAAGAGCAAGATGAGAAGGAAAGCAGAAAATAAGGTACATTTGATGAAAATTGAAAAAAGAACATAAAAACAAGAATAATGAATTTGTCATTAAGATCGTGCAG
Protein-coding sequences here:
- the LOC132618530 gene encoding uncharacterized protein LOC132618530 isoform X3, with the translated sequence MQSLLGFRPPQFSEEAAWLPGWLQQHDIETNSSYNGTTIGKPFSQQHMEEMIQQHNAVASYPQSTQEDGYNSCHLLLSGVESSPLSLVQPIDNVVQFHLHLSLGCSSENLPSTLEDISEAERIKFSHALPVQCVQIPTVPEGKANKLKVDNFAALGKGSNNTNKGEGHERNASLREVNHMDDAIELSIVASEALVIHEVFKDESFSKIFPASTVLEAALQVKQARLEAWKESHESCNSAAEEIPEIDSLSESEDLRMEDAFQDVGLSASDSADLHFHDLSLSHVKDTLASQTQRCSGNLEKEGAVLHGIDILQPGDGFTKLNLTDIENESQLKVDKRFGSFNDDGQRKPTRDLNLVVDIIPMARERDQMSDCLKKVNFPVVEGNLSQASIGSPSVKNINFAGEGDELPKVVPKRFESRWFGGWTSLKKEVNSSDQVKCNAIRSIPEAFVGETSYFSESADVAPDESSFVARKQDERVIIASQLSIPSEGLCNKAKEMTLVSQDIATSSNISLDDILCSVVPCSISSDHLSSPSVVYNHAKDEKQQCFDPTTECATNLQKNSFLDNQVVDGEQVTTPKINGEGIHLPVRREVASLRTYSVLPSNGTSSEKGYCFDTSFSLGRNDVPMLKPVGQMTYERRNCNDTPKGGNEFTAAMPKNTSSPLILNPGPRRRFQASKAFQPDFGTEKDGKQTTEDQAVIECPKRKRVRFSKTETQFQASKSFQPDSGTEKDGKQMIDDQAAIECRKRKRVRFSETETESQPRKEPRKSHVALQSCHTPKAARNLRPPTSHVESRTQELKNRLMNSGARSERRLMLKNMEFLVTGFSRKREKKLEDLIKKYGGTVLSDIPPPTNRGKRCKGFTQAVPVVLCSKKLQTIKFLYGRAVNAFMLKAKWLTDSISEGCILPPEKYMVVKKYVGKRFIAAGRSVENNRHSPIFDNLGIMLHGEKKFCTDMAKIIKHGGGQVFKTLLELVQNRDSEKIVTGVIITENERSASRHLKHCASEGNISIASAYWIIRSLQLGKLLPLKEKKQSCKLPTLKLPEFPDTLGLSQEI
- the LOC132618530 gene encoding uncharacterized protein LOC132618530 isoform X1, translating into MQSLLGFRPPQFSEEAAWLPGWLQQHDIETNSSYNGTTIGKPFSQQHMEEMIQQHNAVASYPQSTQEDGYNSCHLLLSGVESSPLSLVQPIDNVVQFHLHLSLGCSSENLPSTLEDISEAERIKFSHALPVQCVQIPTVPEGKANKLKVDNFAALGKGSNNTNKGEGHERNASLREVNHMDDAIELSIVASEALVIHEVFKDESFSKIFPASTVLEAALQVKQARLEAWKESHESCNSAAEEIPEIDSLSESEDLRMEDAFQDVGLSASDSADLHFHDLSLSHVKDTLASQTQRCSGNLEKEGAVLHGIDILQPGDGFTKLNLTDIENESQLKVDKRFGSFNDDGQRKPTRDLNLVVDIIPMARERDQMSDCLKKVNFPVVEGNLSQASIGSPSVKNINFAGEGDELPKVVPKRFESRWFGGWTSLKKEVNSSDQVKCNAIRSIPEAFVGETSYFSESADVAPDESSFVARKQDERVIIASQLSIPSEGLCNKAKEMTLVSQDIATSSNISLDDILCSVVPCSISSDHLSSPSVVYNHAKDEKQQCFDPTTECATNLQKNSFLDNQVVDGEQVTTPKINGEGIHLPVRREVASLRTYSVLPSNGTSSEKGYCFDTSFSLGRNDVPMLKPVGQMTYERRNCNDTPKGGNEFTAAMPKNTSSPLILNPGPRRRFQASKAFQPDFGTEKDGKQTTEDQAVIECPKRKRVRFSKTETQFQASKSFQPDSGTEKDGKQMIDDQAAIECRKRKRVRFSETETESQPRKEPRKSHVALQSCHTPKAARNLRPPTSHVESRTQELKNRLMNSGARSERRLMLKNMEFLVTGFSRKREKKLEDLIKKYGGTVLSDIPPPTNRGKRCKGFTQAVPVVLCSKKLQTIKFLYGRAVNAFMLKAKWLTDSISEGCILPPEKYMVVKKYVGKRFIAAGRSVENNRHSPIFDNLGIMLHGEKKFCTDMAKIIKSNPCDTVPRVATLLSFKLSRYDTPFSSFRATQHGGGQVFKTLLELVQNRDSEKIVTGVIITENERSASRHLKHCASEGNISIASAYWIIRSLQLGKLLPLKEKKQSCKLPTLKLPEFPDTLGLSQEI
- the LOC132618530 gene encoding uncharacterized protein LOC132618530 isoform X2; amino-acid sequence: MQSLLGFRPPQFSEEAAWLPGWLQQHDIETNSSYNGTTIGKPFSQQHMEEMIQQHNAVASYPQSTQEDGYNSCHLLLSGVESSPLSLVQPIDNVVQFHLHLSLGCSSENLPSTLEDISEAERIKFSHALPVQCVQIPTVPEGKANKLKVDNFAALGKGSNNTNKGEGHERNASLREVNHMDDAIELSIVASEALVIHEVFKDESFSKIFPASTVLEAALQVKQARLEAWKESHESCNSAAEEIPEIDSLSESEDLRMEDAFQDVGLSASDSADLHFHDLSLSHVKDTLASQTQRCSGNLEKEGAVLHGIDILQPGDGFTKLNLTDIENESQLKVDKRFGSFNDDGQRKPTRDLNLVVDIIPMARERDQMSDCLKKVNFPVVEGNLSQASIGSPSVKNINFAGEGDELPKVVPKRFESRWFGGWTSLKEVNSSDQVKCNAIRSIPEAFVGETSYFSESADVAPDESSFVARKQDERVIIASQLSIPSEGLCNKAKEMTLVSQDIATSSNISLDDILCSVVPCSISSDHLSSPSVVYNHAKDEKQQCFDPTTECATNLQKNSFLDNQVVDGEQVTTPKINGEGIHLPVRREVASLRTYSVLPSNGTSSEKGYCFDTSFSLGRNDVPMLKPVGQMTYERRNCNDTPKGGNEFTAAMPKNTSSPLILNPGPRRRFQASKAFQPDFGTEKDGKQTTEDQAVIECPKRKRVRFSKTETQFQASKSFQPDSGTEKDGKQMIDDQAAIECRKRKRVRFSETETESQPRKEPRKSHVALQSCHTPKAARNLRPPTSHVESRTQELKNRLMNSGARSERRLMLKNMEFLVTGFSRKREKKLEDLIKKYGGTVLSDIPPPTNRGKRCKGFTQAVPVVLCSKKLQTIKFLYGRAVNAFMLKAKWLTDSISEGCILPPEKYMVVKKYVGKRFIAAGRSVENNRHSPIFDNLGIMLHGEKKFCTDMAKIIKSNPCDTVPRVATLLSFKLSRYDTPFSSFRATQHGGGQVFKTLLELVQNRDSEKIVTGVIITENERSASRHLKHCASEGNISIASAYWIIRSLQLGKLLPLKEKKQSCKLPTLKLPEFPDTLGLSQEI
- the LOC132618530 gene encoding uncharacterized protein LOC132618530 isoform X4; the protein is MIQQHNAVASYPQSTQEDGYNSCHLLLSGVESSPLSLVQPIDNVVQFHLHLSLGCSSENLPSTLEDISEAERIKFSHALPVQCVQIPTVPEGKANKLKVDNFAALGKGSNNTNKGEGHERNASLREVNHMDDAIELSIVASEALVIHEVFKDESFSKIFPASTVLEAALQVKQARLEAWKESHESCNSAAEEIPEIDSLSESEDLRMEDAFQDVGLSASDSADLHFHDLSLSHVKDTLASQTQRCSGNLEKEGAVLHGIDILQPGDGFTKLNLTDIENESQLKVDKRFGSFNDDGQRKPTRDLNLVVDIIPMARERDQMSDCLKKVNFPVVEGNLSQASIGSPSVKNINFAGEGDELPKVVPKRFESRWFGGWTSLKKEVNSSDQVKCNAIRSIPEAFVGETSYFSESADVAPDESSFVARKQDERVIIASQLSIPSEGLCNKAKEMTLVSQDIATSSNISLDDILCSVVPCSISSDHLSSPSVVYNHAKDEKQQCFDPTTECATNLQKNSFLDNQVVDGEQVTTPKINGEGIHLPVRREVASLRTYSVLPSNGTSSEKGYCFDTSFSLGRNDVPMLKPVGQMTYERRNCNDTPKGGNEFTAAMPKNTSSPLILNPGPRRRFQASKAFQPDFGTEKDGKQTTEDQAVIECPKRKRVRFSKTETQFQASKSFQPDSGTEKDGKQMIDDQAAIECRKRKRVRFSETETESQPRKEPRKSHVALQSCHTPKAARNLRPPTSHVESRTQELKNRLMNSGARSERRLMLKNMEFLVTGFSRKREKKLEDLIKKYGGTVLSDIPPPTNRGKRCKGFTQAVPVVLCSKKLQTIKFLYGRAVNAFMLKAKWLTDSISEGCILPPEKYMVVKKYVGKRFIAAGRSVENNRHSPIFDNLGIMLHGEKKFCTDMAKIIKSNPCDTVPRVATLLSFKLSRYDTPFSSFRATQHGGGQVFKTLLELVQNRDSEKIVTGVIITENERSASRHLKHCASEGNISIASAYWIIRSLQLGKLLPLKEKKQSCKLPTLKLPEFPDTLGLSQEI